A genomic segment from Polyangium mundeleinium encodes:
- a CDS encoding DUF2231 domain-containing protein: MRTIAHAGRGDVHTLLIVLPLVFFAISLAFDVVAMLSGAHVWGVAAAVNLAAGLVSGSLSSVYFAREHDRYRPGSRARDLSFLFLWLSICALLPFAVSLVLRAVHPDGVTPSASVALSIMALGVATLAGWLGDEATREQA, from the coding sequence ATGCGAACGATCGCGCACGCTGGCCGCGGGGACGTGCACACGCTGCTCATCGTGCTCCCGCTCGTCTTCTTCGCGATCTCCCTCGCCTTCGACGTCGTCGCGATGCTCTCGGGCGCGCACGTCTGGGGCGTCGCAGCCGCCGTGAACCTCGCGGCAGGGCTCGTGAGCGGATCCCTGTCGTCCGTGTATTTCGCGCGGGAGCACGACCGGTATCGGCCGGGATCCCGGGCGCGCGACCTGAGCTTTTTGTTCCTGTGGCTCTCGATCTGCGCGCTCCTGCCGTTCGCGGTAAGCCTCGTCCTGCGCGCCGTGCACCCCGATGGCGTGACGCCGTCAGCAAGCGTGGCGCTCTCGATCATGGCGCTCGGCGTCGCGACGCTGGCAGGTTGGCTCGGCGACGAAGCAACCCGGGAGCAGGCGTAG
- a CDS encoding protein-tyrosine phosphatase family protein, whose product MAERRRALQERSVTPGKMLHPALFHPYRAAFYVFLAARRTLVELSPDRGWRTWITPQILLGGFLVPSDVAELERLGVRAVVNATSELVEPLGTLRAAGMDYLQIPCWDMNTPSPEDADRALTFLAEHIQAGHRVYVHCASGVGRSVALVVCYLALYRGMNVEEAIAWIRARRRVAMREGQLRFVNDYVSTRGGRRSAENV is encoded by the coding sequence GTGGCGGAGCGGCGCCGGGCGCTGCAAGAACGCAGCGTGACGCCTGGCAAGATGTTGCACCCCGCGCTCTTCCACCCCTACCGCGCCGCGTTTTACGTCTTCCTCGCCGCGCGCCGCACGCTGGTGGAGCTGTCGCCCGATCGTGGCTGGCGGACGTGGATCACGCCTCAGATCCTGCTCGGCGGTTTCCTCGTGCCGAGCGACGTCGCCGAGCTCGAGCGGCTGGGCGTGCGCGCCGTGGTGAACGCGACGAGCGAGCTCGTGGAGCCGCTCGGCACGCTGCGCGCCGCGGGCATGGACTACCTGCAGATCCCCTGCTGGGACATGAACACGCCGAGCCCCGAGGACGCCGACCGCGCGCTCACGTTCCTCGCCGAGCACATCCAAGCGGGGCACCGGGTCTACGTGCACTGCGCGAGCGGCGTGGGCCGGAGCGTGGCGCTCGTCGTGTGTTACCTGGCGCTCTACCGGGGCATGAACGTGGAGGAGGCGATCGCCTGGATCCGCGCGCGGAGGCGCGTGGCGATGCGCGAGGGGCAGCTTCGGTTCGTGAACGACTACGTGTCGACGCGCGGTGGCCGGAGGAGCGCGGAGAACGTGTAG
- a CDS encoding molybdopterin-dependent oxidoreductase, with translation MGGTVHFRTCNVCEAMCGMRVAVEDNRVVEIRGDRDDVFSRGHICPKGPAMRELQEDPDRLRFPLRRTAAGFVRVSWDEALAEAGERLAALQRAHGPDAVAMYLGNPTAHGHGAILGANLLGMALGTKNRFDSNSQDANPRIYAALQMFGDATSLTIPDIDRTDYFLVFGANPAASGGSIMTLGDVRSRLAGVRERGGKFILFDPRKTETAAYADEHHFIRPGSDAALLLGMLHVIFAENLYDNGALTDLADGVAELRAIAARFPPERIEGPTGIPAHDVRRIAREFARTPRAVAYGRMGLSTSAFGPLSSFLVDALNIVTGHFDRPGGAMFTTPAADVVRIARILGMGGHGRFRSRVRGLPEVGGNLPATTMAEEMETPGAGQIRGLVVVAGNPVLSVPNGERIGRALSNLDFMVAVDIYQNETTRHAHLILPPRYALERSHYDLLFHTLAVRNTAKWSAPVIEAPPDTKDDAEILVGLAASLLGKRLSPSPLGAAAERLLGLLNRLGADGLLDVLLRAGPYGDRFLPFSKGLTLEKLKKAEHGIDLGALRPMFRERVRTKTGKARLAPPEILADVPRLERFLDEATAAGLVLIGRRHMRNNNSWMHNVPSLVKGPDRSMLLVHPTDAARLGLTSGARVRVRSRVGEVVVAMAVTEDMMPGVVSLPHGHGHAAAADTMRVAAGVPGANANAITDDLYVEPLTGTAILNGVPVTVEAADAAPPP, from the coding sequence ATGGGAGGCACGGTTCATTTCCGCACGTGCAACGTCTGCGAGGCCATGTGCGGCATGCGCGTCGCCGTGGAGGACAACCGCGTCGTCGAGATCCGCGGCGATCGGGACGACGTCTTCTCCCGCGGCCACATCTGCCCCAAAGGCCCGGCTATGCGGGAGCTCCAGGAGGACCCCGACCGCCTCCGCTTCCCCCTGCGCCGCACCGCCGCGGGCTTCGTCCGCGTGAGCTGGGACGAGGCCCTCGCCGAGGCAGGCGAGCGCCTCGCCGCCCTCCAGCGCGCGCACGGCCCCGACGCCGTCGCCATGTACCTCGGCAATCCCACGGCCCACGGCCACGGCGCGATCCTCGGCGCGAACCTCCTCGGAATGGCCCTCGGCACGAAGAACCGCTTCGATTCGAACTCCCAGGACGCCAATCCCCGCATTTACGCCGCCCTCCAGATGTTCGGCGACGCCACCAGCCTGACCATCCCCGACATCGACCGGACGGACTATTTCCTCGTCTTCGGCGCGAACCCCGCGGCCTCCGGCGGCAGCATCATGACCCTCGGCGACGTCCGGAGCCGGCTCGCCGGCGTCCGCGAACGGGGCGGCAAATTCATCCTCTTCGACCCGCGCAAGACCGAGACCGCCGCCTACGCCGACGAGCACCATTTCATCCGCCCCGGCTCCGACGCGGCCCTCCTCCTCGGAATGCTCCACGTCATCTTCGCGGAGAACCTCTACGACAACGGCGCCCTCACCGACCTCGCCGACGGCGTCGCCGAGCTCCGTGCAATCGCCGCGCGTTTCCCCCCCGAGCGTATCGAAGGCCCCACGGGCATTCCGGCCCACGACGTGCGCCGCATCGCCCGCGAATTCGCCCGGACCCCGCGCGCCGTCGCCTATGGCCGCATGGGCCTCTCCACGAGCGCCTTCGGCCCGTTGTCGAGTTTCCTCGTCGACGCCCTGAACATCGTCACCGGCCATTTCGATCGTCCCGGCGGCGCCATGTTCACGACCCCCGCGGCCGACGTCGTGCGCATCGCGCGTATCCTCGGCATGGGCGGCCACGGCCGCTTCCGCTCACGCGTCCGCGGCTTGCCCGAGGTCGGCGGGAACCTCCCCGCCACCACCATGGCCGAGGAAATGGAGACCCCCGGCGCGGGCCAGATCCGAGGTCTGGTCGTCGTCGCGGGCAACCCCGTCCTCTCGGTCCCCAATGGCGAGCGGATCGGAAGAGCCCTGTCGAACCTCGATTTCATGGTCGCGGTCGACATCTACCAGAACGAGACGACGCGCCACGCGCACCTGATCCTGCCGCCGCGGTACGCGCTCGAGCGGAGCCATTACGATCTGCTCTTCCACACGCTCGCGGTCCGCAACACGGCAAAATGGTCGGCGCCCGTGATCGAGGCCCCGCCGGACACGAAGGACGACGCGGAGATCCTCGTGGGCCTCGCGGCGAGCCTGCTCGGAAAACGCCTCTCGCCGTCGCCCCTCGGCGCCGCCGCCGAGCGCCTTCTTGGCCTCCTGAACAGGCTCGGCGCCGACGGCCTGCTCGACGTCCTGCTCCGCGCGGGCCCTTATGGCGATCGCTTCCTCCCCTTCTCGAAGGGGCTCACCCTCGAAAAACTGAAGAAGGCCGAACATGGCATCGATCTCGGCGCGCTCCGGCCCATGTTCCGGGAGCGCGTGCGCACGAAGACCGGAAAAGCGCGCCTCGCGCCGCCCGAGATCCTCGCCGACGTCCCGCGCCTCGAGCGATTCCTGGACGAGGCGACTGCCGCAGGCCTCGTGCTCATCGGGCGGCGGCACATGCGGAACAACAACTCCTGGATGCACAATGTGCCCTCGCTCGTGAAGGGCCCCGACCGCTCGATGCTGCTCGTGCATCCGACGGACGCCGCGCGGCTCGGGCTCACGTCGGGGGCGCGCGTGCGCGTGCGCAGCCGCGTGGGCGAGGTCGTCGTGGCCATGGCCGTGACGGAGGACATGATGCCGGGCGTCGTGAGCCTGCCGCACGGGCACGGGCACGCAGCGGCAGCCGATACGATGCGCGTCGCGGCAGGCGTGCCGGGTGCGAACGCGAATGCAATCACCGACGATCTTTACGTCGAGCCGCTCACCGGGACGGCCATTCTGAATGGGGTGCCGGTAACGGTGGAGGCAGCGGACGCGGCGCCTCCTCCCTGA
- the murJ gene encoding murein biosynthesis integral membrane protein MurJ: MQSVDTAAAGTKGREEAPPRAGGARSAALVTAGIVLSRLVGLVRQRVMAHYFGTSAWADMIAAAFRVGNITQNLMGEGTLSATFIPLYARLRGEGKGEEAARFARSALGLLLVVVVVASALGVLFAPWLSWLVAAGFDEEKLAGTATIVRIVFPMTGLLVLSAWGLGVLNAHRRFFLPYAAPVVWSLAQIAALVIAGTFLGQRGGALATALAWGAFAGAFLQVVVLLPAARRLLGRIAPRFDAKDPHVREAAARLPGALVGRGIIQISGLVDTLLVSFLGTGANATFGYAQTIYLLPMSVLGTGEAAAALPELSRDTAEADVAKRNAAVRARLGASLARIAVLTVPATLVFVLLGGDLVALLLQTGTFDQEATARVKPLLAAYGFALLGNAAGRVLTTTAYALGDTRTPARFAVLRVVVSTALALVLMRPLGVLGVVLGAVIAGWVETCAMGIRLSRAIGGLGLGAIRGGRIALLGVISVGAGVLVRSLLPAALAGTTIGAMLSLGAFGAAFVVLCPLLGLFDVRSLLRRARR; the protein is encoded by the coding sequence GTGCAGAGCGTCGATACGGCGGCGGCGGGGACCAAAGGCCGCGAAGAAGCACCTCCCAGGGCAGGAGGCGCGCGATCGGCGGCGCTCGTCACGGCGGGCATCGTGTTGTCACGGCTCGTGGGGCTCGTGCGGCAGCGCGTCATGGCCCACTACTTCGGGACATCGGCCTGGGCGGACATGATCGCGGCCGCGTTCCGCGTCGGCAACATCACGCAGAACCTGATGGGCGAAGGGACGTTGTCCGCGACGTTCATCCCGCTCTACGCGCGGCTGCGTGGCGAGGGCAAGGGCGAGGAGGCGGCGCGGTTCGCGCGGTCGGCGCTTGGCCTCTTGCTCGTGGTGGTGGTGGTGGCGTCGGCGCTCGGCGTCTTGTTCGCGCCGTGGCTGTCGTGGCTCGTGGCGGCGGGGTTCGACGAGGAGAAGCTCGCGGGGACGGCGACCATCGTGCGCATCGTCTTCCCGATGACGGGCCTGCTCGTGCTGTCGGCGTGGGGGCTCGGCGTGCTGAACGCGCACAGGCGCTTCTTCTTGCCGTACGCGGCGCCCGTGGTGTGGAGCCTCGCGCAGATCGCGGCGCTCGTCATCGCGGGGACGTTCCTCGGGCAGCGGGGCGGCGCGCTCGCGACGGCGCTCGCGTGGGGCGCGTTCGCGGGGGCGTTCTTGCAGGTCGTGGTGCTCTTGCCGGCGGCGCGGAGGCTACTCGGGAGGATCGCCCCGCGCTTCGACGCGAAGGATCCGCACGTGCGCGAGGCGGCGGCGCGGCTGCCCGGCGCGCTCGTGGGTCGGGGGATCATCCAGATCTCGGGCCTCGTGGACACGCTGCTCGTGAGCTTTCTGGGCACGGGCGCGAACGCGACGTTCGGCTACGCGCAGACGATCTACCTCCTGCCGATGAGCGTGCTCGGGACGGGCGAGGCCGCGGCGGCGCTGCCCGAGCTCTCCCGCGACACGGCGGAGGCGGACGTGGCGAAGCGGAACGCGGCCGTGCGCGCGCGGCTCGGCGCGTCCCTCGCGCGCATCGCCGTGCTGACGGTGCCGGCGACGCTCGTGTTCGTTCTGCTCGGCGGGGACCTCGTGGCGCTGCTCCTCCAGACGGGGACCTTCGATCAAGAAGCAACCGCGCGGGTAAAGCCGCTTCTCGCGGCGTATGGGTTTGCGCTGCTCGGGAACGCGGCGGGGCGTGTGCTGACGACGACGGCGTATGCGCTCGGCGATACACGGACGCCGGCGCGGTTCGCGGTGCTGCGGGTCGTCGTGAGCACGGCGCTCGCGCTCGTCTTGATGCGGCCGCTCGGCGTGCTCGGCGTGGTGCTCGGCGCGGTGATCGCGGGCTGGGTGGAGACGTGCGCGATGGGGATCCGGCTGTCTCGGGCGATCGGAGGGCTCGGGCTCGGGGCGATTCGCGGCGGGCGGATCGCGCTGCTCGGCGTGATCTCCGTGGGCGCGGGTGTCCTCGTGCGCTCCCTTTTGCCCGCGGCGCTCGCGGGGACGACGATCGGCGCGATGCTCTCGCTCGGGGCGTTCGGTGCAGCGTTCGTGGTGCTCTGCCCGCTGCTCGGGCTCTTCGACGTGCGCTCGCTCCTGCGACGCGCCCGTCGCTGA
- a CDS encoding class I SAM-dependent methyltransferase, translated as MANESNQAGEDRGAHTTERLLRDAGISTGMRVLDVGCGRGDVSLMAARLVGETGLVIGLDHDERATSTATERAKDLGIKNVQFLPGDLHAPPIVGAPYDAVIGRRVLMYQPNRIAALRPLVDALRPGGLVAFQEVDATMVPASPKPHPLHEQVTRWLWQTVEREGATTTMGFELPIALEAAGLNVEGQRAEAILQTKHHRHITAWIVRAMMPRILERGVASEAEIDIETLDARLAEELHQTNSTFIGDMLFSAWARKPLRSEA; from the coding sequence ATGGCAAACGAATCCAACCAAGCCGGCGAAGATCGCGGGGCCCACACGACCGAGCGTCTCCTCCGCGACGCAGGCATCTCCACGGGCATGCGCGTCCTCGACGTCGGCTGCGGACGAGGCGACGTATCCCTGATGGCGGCACGCCTGGTGGGCGAAACCGGCCTCGTCATCGGCCTCGACCACGACGAACGAGCCACGTCGACCGCCACCGAGCGCGCAAAAGACCTCGGGATCAAAAACGTGCAATTCCTCCCAGGAGACCTGCACGCCCCCCCCATCGTCGGCGCGCCCTACGACGCAGTCATCGGGCGGCGCGTCCTGATGTACCAGCCCAATCGCATCGCCGCCCTTCGTCCCCTCGTCGACGCACTCCGGCCCGGAGGCCTCGTCGCATTCCAAGAAGTCGACGCAACCATGGTGCCCGCATCGCCGAAACCACACCCCCTCCACGAGCAAGTCACGCGCTGGCTCTGGCAAACCGTCGAGCGAGAGGGAGCCACGACCACCATGGGATTCGAGCTCCCCATCGCACTCGAAGCCGCCGGGCTGAACGTCGAAGGACAACGCGCCGAAGCCATCCTCCAAACCAAGCACCATCGTCACATCACAGCCTGGATCGTGCGAGCCATGATGCCCCGCATCCTCGAGCGCGGCGTCGCATCGGAAGCAGAAATCGACATCGAAACGCTAGACGCACGCCTCGCCGAGGAGCTCCACCAGACCAACAGCACATTCATCGGCGATATGCTCTTCAGCGCCTGGGCACGGAAGCCGTTGCGCTCGGAGGCGTAG
- the tkt gene encoding transketolase has product MYIDESTVKKAVHTIQMLAVDAVEKANSGHPGAPMGLASIAFEVFTRHLRYDPKDPSWPDRDRFVLSAGHASMLLYGLLHLAGYDLSLDELKHFRQLGSRTPGHPEVHLTPGVEVTTGPLGQGISTAVGMAAALKMMEARFSAKGNVATARVFGIASDGDLMEGVSAEASSLAGHLGLSNLVFFYDDNHITIDGKTDLAFSEDVGKRYEAYGWFVQKIDGHDHAQIRAALDAAVAEPARPSLIVARTVIAYGSPGKAGSSKAHGEPLGAKEVEATKKAIGWPTEPTFLIPDDVRAIFAARADEGRKAHEAWNEAMRALEQKDPEAASLYRRLIAREVPENLFDELVKAAPRKDAATRQSAGLIEQRAAALVPSLIGGSADLNPSTKTYIEGSPAIQKGDFSGRNIHFGIREHAMGAFVNGCALAGGFIPFGSTFLVFADYMRPAIRMAALSELHSVFVFTHDSVFLGEDGPTHQPIETLWSLRLIPNVDVLRPADSLECAAAWAHALLRRSGPTALALSRQKLPELPRPEGFDPKLMLRGGYVLADSATNPPAVVVIATGSEVSLAMDAKKILEAEGDRVRVVSMPCLEQFLRQDQAYREEVLPPGTPRVVIEAGSTMPWRALVGERGLVIGRDDFGASAPDKDLAKAFGFVPDVVAGKIRAMRRS; this is encoded by the coding sequence ATGTACATCGACGAGTCGACAGTAAAGAAGGCCGTCCACACGATCCAGATGCTCGCGGTCGACGCCGTCGAGAAGGCGAACTCGGGCCACCCCGGCGCGCCGATGGGCCTCGCCTCGATCGCGTTCGAGGTCTTCACGCGGCACCTGCGTTACGACCCCAAGGACCCGAGCTGGCCCGATCGTGACCGCTTCGTCCTCTCCGCCGGCCACGCGTCGATGCTCCTTTACGGCCTGCTCCACCTCGCGGGCTACGACCTCTCCCTCGACGAGCTCAAGCACTTCCGCCAGCTCGGCTCGCGCACGCCTGGCCATCCCGAGGTGCACCTGACGCCCGGCGTCGAGGTCACCACCGGCCCCCTCGGCCAGGGCATCTCCACTGCGGTCGGCATGGCCGCCGCGCTCAAGATGATGGAGGCCCGCTTCAGCGCGAAGGGCAACGTCGCCACCGCGCGTGTCTTCGGGATCGCCTCCGACGGCGACCTCATGGAGGGCGTCTCCGCCGAGGCTTCGAGCCTCGCCGGCCACCTCGGCCTCTCGAACCTCGTCTTCTTCTACGACGACAACCACATCACCATCGACGGCAAGACCGACCTCGCCTTCAGCGAAGACGTCGGCAAGCGCTACGAGGCCTACGGCTGGTTCGTGCAGAAGATCGACGGCCACGACCACGCGCAGATCCGCGCCGCCCTCGACGCCGCCGTCGCCGAGCCCGCGCGCCCCTCGCTCATCGTCGCGCGCACGGTCATCGCGTACGGCTCGCCCGGCAAGGCGGGCAGCTCCAAGGCCCACGGCGAGCCGCTCGGCGCCAAGGAGGTCGAGGCCACCAAGAAGGCGATCGGCTGGCCCACCGAGCCCACCTTCCTCATCCCGGACGACGTCCGCGCGATCTTCGCGGCCCGCGCCGACGAAGGCCGCAAGGCGCACGAGGCCTGGAACGAGGCCATGCGCGCCCTCGAGCAGAAGGACCCCGAAGCCGCGTCCCTCTACCGCCGCCTCATCGCCCGCGAGGTCCCCGAAAACCTCTTCGACGAGCTCGTCAAGGCCGCGCCCCGCAAAGACGCCGCCACGCGCCAGAGCGCCGGCCTCATCGAGCAACGCGCCGCCGCCCTCGTGCCCTCGCTCATCGGCGGCTCGGCCGACCTGAACCCCTCCACGAAGACCTACATCGAGGGCTCGCCCGCCATCCAGAAGGGCGACTTCTCCGGCCGCAACATCCACTTCGGCATCCGCGAACACGCGATGGGCGCCTTCGTCAACGGCTGCGCGCTCGCCGGTGGCTTCATCCCCTTCGGCTCGACGTTCCTCGTCTTCGCCGACTACATGCGCCCGGCGATCCGCATGGCGGCCCTCTCCGAGCTGCACAGCGTCTTCGTCTTCACGCACGACAGCGTCTTCCTCGGCGAAGACGGCCCCACGCACCAGCCGATCGAGACCCTCTGGTCGCTCCGCCTCATCCCGAACGTCGACGTCCTCCGGCCCGCCGACAGCCTCGAATGCGCGGCCGCCTGGGCCCACGCGCTCCTGCGCCGCTCTGGCCCGACGGCGCTCGCGCTCTCCCGGCAGAAGCTCCCCGAGCTCCCGCGGCCCGAGGGTTTTGATCCGAAGCTCATGTTGAGGGGTGGGTACGTGCTCGCCGATTCCGCCACGAACCCGCCGGCCGTCGTGGTCATCGCCACGGGCTCGGAGGTCTCGCTCGCGATGGACGCGAAGAAGATCCTCGAAGCCGAAGGCGACCGCGTGCGTGTCGTCTCGATGCCCTGCCTGGAGCAATTCCTGCGGCAGGATCAGGCGTATCGCGAGGAGGTCCTGCCTCCCGGCACGCCGCGCGTGGTCATCGAGGCGGGCTCGACGATGCCCTGGCGCGCGCTCGTCGGCGAGCGTGGCCTCGTGATCGGCCGCGACGACTTCGGCGCCTCCGCGCCGGACAAGGACCTCGCCAAGGCGTTCGGCTTCGTGCCCGACGTCGTCGCCGGGAAGATTCGTGCGATGCGGCGTTCCTGA